Proteins encoded by one window of Streptomyces uncialis:
- a CDS encoding HpcH/HpaI aldolase/citrate lyase family protein, translating to MTAPVNRLRPRRSCLAVPGSNPRFLEKAQGLPADQVFLDLEDACAPLAKPEARHTIVKFLNEGDWTGKTRVVRVNDWTTEWTYRDVVTVVEGAGQNLDCVMLPKVQDAQQIVALDLLLTQIEKTMGFEVGRIGIEAQIENAKGLVNVDAIAAASPRTETIIFGPADFMASINMRTLVVGEQPPGYPADAYHYILMRILMAARTHGLQAIDGPYLQIRNVDGFREVAGRAAALGFDGKWVLHPGQVDAANEVFSPAQEDYDHAELILDAYAWYTSEAGGRKGSAMLGDEMIDEASRKMALVVAGKGRAAGLRRTSVFEAPEV from the coding sequence ATGACCGCCCCCGTCAACCGACTGCGTCCGCGCCGCTCCTGCCTCGCGGTGCCGGGTTCCAATCCGCGTTTCCTGGAGAAGGCCCAGGGTCTTCCCGCCGACCAGGTGTTCCTGGACCTGGAGGACGCCTGCGCGCCGCTGGCGAAGCCGGAGGCCCGGCACACCATCGTCAAGTTCCTCAACGAGGGCGACTGGACCGGCAAGACCCGGGTGGTGCGGGTCAACGACTGGACGACCGAGTGGACGTACCGCGATGTCGTGACCGTGGTCGAGGGCGCCGGGCAGAACCTGGACTGCGTGATGCTGCCGAAGGTGCAGGACGCCCAGCAGATCGTGGCGCTGGACCTGCTGCTGACGCAGATCGAGAAGACGATGGGCTTCGAGGTCGGGCGGATCGGTATCGAGGCGCAGATCGAGAACGCCAAGGGCCTGGTGAACGTCGACGCGATCGCCGCCGCCTCGCCGCGCACCGAGACCATCATCTTCGGCCCGGCGGACTTCATGGCGTCCATCAACATGCGGACGTTGGTCGTCGGTGAGCAGCCGCCCGGGTATCCGGCAGACGCGTACCACTACATCCTGATGCGCATCCTGATGGCCGCCCGTACCCATGGGCTCCAGGCGATCGACGGCCCGTACCTCCAGATCAGGAATGTCGACGGCTTCCGTGAGGTGGCCGGCCGGGCCGCCGCGCTCGGTTTCGACGGCAAGTGGGTGCTGCACCCCGGTCAGGTCGACGCGGCCAACGAGGTGTTCTCACCCGCGCAGGAGGACTACGACCACGCCGAGCTGATCCTGGACGCGTACGCCTGGTACACGTCGGAGGCGGGCGGGCGGAAGGGCTCGGCGATGCTGGGTGACGAGATGATCGACGAGGCGTCCCGGAAGATGGCCCTGGTCGTGGCGGGCAAGGGCCGGGCCGCGGGGCTGCGGCGCACCAGCGTCTTCGAAGCCCCGGAGGTGTGA
- a CDS encoding acyl-CoA dehydrogenase family protein — translation MSRLAQTHGLSEVQREILSTVRDFVDKEIIPVATELEHRDEYPQAIVDGLRELGLFGLMIPEEYGGLGESLLTYALCVEEIARGWMSVSGIVNTHFIVAYMLKQHGTAEQKEYFLPRMAAGEVRGAFSMSEPALGSDVSAITSKAVRDGDEYVLTGQKMWLTNGGTSSLVAVLVRSDEGHPEGTAPHKSMTTFLIEKEPGFGQVRPGLTIPGKIDKMGYKGVDTTELIMDGLRIPANRVLGGATGRGFYQMMDGVEVGRVNVAARGCGVAHRAFELGVSYAQQRHTFGKQIAQHQAIQFKLAEMATKVEAAHAMMVNAARKKDSGERNDLEAGMAKYLASEYCKEVVEDAFRIHGGYGFSKEYEIERLYREAPMLLIGEGTAEIQKMIIGRRLLEEYRLQG, via the coding sequence ATGAGCCGACTCGCGCAGACCCACGGCCTCAGCGAGGTGCAGCGGGAGATCCTGTCCACCGTCCGTGACTTCGTCGACAAGGAGATCATCCCGGTCGCCACGGAGCTGGAGCACCGTGACGAGTACCCGCAGGCGATCGTGGACGGGCTCCGGGAGTTGGGCCTGTTCGGGCTGATGATCCCCGAGGAGTACGGGGGGCTGGGCGAGTCGCTGCTGACGTACGCGCTGTGCGTGGAGGAGATCGCCCGGGGCTGGATGTCCGTCTCGGGCATCGTCAACACGCACTTCATCGTCGCGTACATGTTGAAGCAGCACGGCACGGCGGAGCAGAAGGAGTACTTCCTGCCCCGGATGGCGGCCGGTGAGGTGCGTGGCGCGTTCTCGATGTCGGAGCCCGCGCTCGGCTCCGATGTCTCGGCGATCACGTCGAAGGCGGTGCGGGACGGCGACGAGTACGTGCTGACCGGTCAGAAGATGTGGCTCACCAACGGCGGGACGTCGAGCCTGGTCGCCGTGCTCGTGCGAAGTGACGAAGGACACCCGGAGGGAACCGCTCCGCACAAGTCGATGACGACGTTCCTGATCGAGAAGGAACCCGGCTTCGGCCAGGTGCGGCCAGGTCTCACCATCCCGGGAAAGATCGACAAAATGGGATACAAGGGCGTCGACACCACCGAGCTCATCATGGATGGCCTACGCATTCCAGCCAATCGCGTACTGGGGGGCGCCACCGGTCGCGGTTTCTACCAGATGATGGACGGGGTGGAGGTCGGGCGGGTGAATGTCGCCGCGCGTGGTTGCGGGGTCGCGCACCGTGCGTTCGAGCTGGGCGTTTCTTACGCACAGCAACGGCACACCTTCGGAAAGCAGATCGCCCAGCACCAGGCCATCCAGTTCAAGCTGGCCGAGATGGCTACCAAGGTCGAGGCCGCCCATGCGATGATGGTGAACGCAGCGCGCAAAAAGGACTCCGGGGAACGAAACGACCTTGAGGCAGGGATGGCGAAGTACCTCGCCTCCGAGTACTGCAAAGAGGTCGTGGAGGACGCCTTCCGGATTCACGGCGGCTACGGCTTCTCCAAGGAGTACGAGATCGAGCGCCTCTACCGCGAGGCGCCGATGCTGCTGATCGGCGAAGGAACCGCGGAGATCCAGAAGATGATCATCGGGCGCAGACTGCTCGAAGAGTATCGGCTTCAGGGCTGA
- a CDS encoding protein meaA — MTERHKDRPWLMRTYAGHSTAEASNELYRRNLAKGQTGLSVAFDLPTQTGYDPDHVLARGEVGRVGVPVSHLGDMRRLFQDIPLERMNTSMTINATAMWLLALYQVVAEEQGADVTRLQGTTQNDIVKEYLSRGTHVFPPGPSLRLTTDMIAYTVHQLPRWNPINICSYHLQEAGATPVQEVAYAMSTAIAVLDAVRASGQVPEERFGDVVARISFFVNAGVRFIEEMCKMRAFGRIWDRVTRERYGVGDAKQRRFRYGVQVNSLGLTEAQPENNVQRIVLEMLAVTLSKDARARAVQLPAWNEALGLPRPWDQQWSLRIQQVLAHESDLLEYEDIFAGSHVVEEKVAALVTDSLAEMARIEEMGGAMAAVESGYLKSRLVASHAERRARIESGDEKIIGVNIFETTEPNPLTADLGAAIQSVDPAVEARVVSALGAWRDTRYQPPFNHPRPCKALERLKEAAAGTANLMEATLECARAGVTTGEWAGALREVFGEFRAPTGVSSAPVAVTAEAGTPMALVREKVERTAAELGSGRLRLLVGKPGLDGHSNGAEQIAVRARDAGFEVVYQGIRLTPEQIVAAALAEDVHCVGLSILSGSHTALVPDVLERMRAAGAADVPVIVGGIIPGGDAGELRRAGVAAVFTPKDFGITEIIGRIVDEIRKANKLDPLEVPA, encoded by the coding sequence ATGACCGAACGACACAAGGACCGGCCGTGGCTCATGCGGACCTACGCGGGGCACTCCACCGCCGAGGCGTCCAACGAGCTGTACCGCCGCAACCTCGCCAAGGGCCAGACGGGCCTGTCCGTCGCGTTCGACCTGCCGACCCAGACCGGCTACGACCCCGACCATGTGCTGGCGCGCGGTGAGGTCGGCCGGGTGGGTGTGCCGGTGTCCCACCTCGGCGACATGCGGCGGCTGTTCCAGGACATCCCGCTGGAGCGGATGAACACCTCGATGACGATCAACGCCACCGCGATGTGGCTGCTGGCGCTGTACCAGGTGGTCGCCGAGGAGCAGGGCGCCGATGTCACCCGGCTCCAGGGCACCACCCAGAACGACATCGTCAAGGAGTACCTGTCCCGCGGCACCCATGTCTTCCCGCCGGGCCCGTCGCTGCGGCTGACGACCGACATGATCGCGTACACCGTCCATCAGCTGCCCCGGTGGAACCCGATCAACATCTGCTCGTACCACCTCCAGGAGGCGGGCGCGACACCCGTCCAGGAGGTCGCGTACGCGATGAGCACGGCGATCGCGGTGCTCGACGCGGTGCGCGCGAGCGGTCAGGTGCCGGAGGAGAGGTTCGGCGATGTCGTCGCGCGGATCTCGTTCTTCGTGAACGCGGGTGTCCGGTTCATCGAGGAGATGTGCAAGATGCGCGCGTTCGGGCGTATCTGGGACCGGGTGACCCGGGAGCGGTACGGGGTCGGGGACGCCAAGCAGCGCCGGTTCCGCTACGGGGTGCAGGTCAACTCGCTGGGGCTGACCGAGGCGCAGCCCGAGAACAACGTCCAGCGGATCGTGCTGGAGATGCTGGCGGTGACGCTGTCGAAGGACGCCCGCGCGCGGGCCGTGCAGCTTCCCGCGTGGAACGAGGCGCTGGGGCTGCCCCGGCCCTGGGACCAGCAGTGGAGTCTGCGTATCCAGCAGGTGCTGGCGCACGAGTCGGATCTGCTGGAGTACGAGGACATCTTCGCCGGGTCGCACGTGGTGGAGGAGAAGGTGGCCGCGCTGGTCACCGACTCGCTCGCGGAGATGGCGCGGATCGAGGAGATGGGCGGGGCGATGGCCGCCGTCGAGTCGGGGTACCTGAAGTCGCGGCTGGTGGCGTCGCACGCCGAGCGGCGGGCCCGGATCGAGTCCGGTGACGAGAAGATCATCGGCGTCAACATCTTCGAGACCACCGAGCCGAACCCGCTGACCGCCGATCTGGGCGCGGCGATCCAGTCGGTGGACCCTGCGGTGGAGGCCCGGGTCGTCTCGGCGCTCGGCGCCTGGCGGGACACCCGCTATCAGCCGCCGTTCAACCATCCGCGTCCGTGCAAGGCGCTGGAGCGGCTGAAGGAGGCGGCGGCGGGCACCGCCAATCTGATGGAGGCGACCCTGGAGTGCGCCCGGGCCGGGGTGACGACCGGTGAGTGGGCCGGGGCGCTGCGGGAGGTGTTCGGTGAGTTCCGGGCCCCCACCGGGGTGTCGTCGGCCCCGGTGGCCGTGACCGCCGAGGCGGGCACCCCGATGGCCCTGGTCCGGGAGAAGGTGGAGCGGACCGCCGCGGAGCTGGGTTCGGGCAGGCTGCGGCTGCTGGTCGGCAAGCCAGGTCTGGACGGGCACTCCAACGGCGCCGAGCAGATCGCCGTCCGGGCGCGGGACGCCGGGTTCGAGGTGGTCTACCAGGGCATCCGGCTGACCCCGGAGCAGATCGTGGCCGCGGCGCTGGCGGAGGACGTGCACTGTGTGGGGCTGTCGATCCTGTCGGGGTCGCACACCGCTCTCGTCCCGGACGTGCTGGAACGGATGCGCGCGGCCGGTGCCGCGGATGTACCGGTGATCGTCGGCGGGATCATCCCGGGCGGCGACGCCGGGGAACTGCGGCGGGCCGGAGTGGCCGCCGTGTTCACCCCGAAGGACTTCGGTATCACGGAGATCATCGGCCGTATCGTCGACGAGATCCGCAAAGCGAACAAGCTCGACCCTCTGGAGGTCCCCGCATGA
- a CDS encoding MaoC family dehydratase gives MQFGRTYEEFEIGAVYKHWPGKTVTEYDDHLFCLLTMNHHPLHLDSNYAREASDFGRNVVVGNYVYSLLLGMSVPDVSGKAIANLEVESLRHVAPTFHGDTIYGESTVLGKTPSRSKSDRGVVQVETRGHKQDGTLVCVFRRKVMVPTESYVRERGGEQPGRPVPLDTPKKPQEK, from the coding sequence ATGCAGTTCGGCCGCACCTACGAGGAGTTCGAGATCGGCGCCGTGTACAAGCACTGGCCCGGCAAGACGGTCACCGAGTACGACGACCATCTGTTCTGTCTGCTCACCATGAACCACCATCCGCTGCATCTGGACAGCAACTACGCGCGGGAGGCGTCCGACTTCGGGAGGAACGTCGTCGTCGGGAACTACGTGTACTCGCTGCTGCTGGGCATGTCCGTGCCGGATGTGTCGGGCAAGGCGATCGCGAATCTGGAGGTCGAGTCGCTGCGGCATGTGGCGCCGACGTTCCACGGGGACACGATCTACGGCGAGTCGACCGTGCTCGGCAAGACCCCGTCGCGCTCGAAGAGCGACCGGGGTGTCGTGCAGGTCGAGACCCGGGGCCACAAGCAGGACGGGACGCTGGTGTGTGTGTTCCGGCGCAAGGTGATGGTGCCGACCGAGAGCTATGTCAGGGAGCGCGGGGGCGAGCAGCCGGGCCGCCCCGTTCCGCTCGACACGCCCAAGAAGCCGCAGGAGAAGTGA
- the ccrA gene encoding crotonyl-CoA carboxylase/reductase, translating to MKEILDAIQSQDSTAADFAALRIPESYRAITVHKDETEMFAGLTTSEKDPRRSLHLDEVPVPELGPGEALVAVMASSVNYNSVWTSIFEPLSTFGFLERYGRLSDLSRRHDLPYHVIGSDLAGVVLRTGPGVNAWRPGDEVVAHCLSVELESSDGHNDTMLDPEQRIWGFETNFGGLAEIALVKSNQLMPKPDHLSWEEAAAPGLVNSTAYRQLVSGNGAGMKQGDNVLIWGASGGLGSYATQFALAGGANPICVVSSPEKADLCRAMGAEAIIDRAAEDYRFWRDEHEQDPREWKRFGGRIRELTGGEDVDIVFEHPGRETFGASVYVTRKGGTIVTCASTSGYRHEYDNRYLWMSLKRIIGSHFANYREAWEANRLVAKGKIHPTLSRVYSLEETGQAAYDVHRNRHQGKVGVLALAPAEGLGVRDERMRAEHLDAINRFRNV from the coding sequence GTGAAGGAAATCCTGGACGCGATCCAGTCGCAGGACAGTACGGCCGCCGACTTCGCGGCCCTGCGCATCCCGGAGTCGTACCGCGCGATCACCGTCCACAAGGACGAGACGGAGATGTTCGCGGGCCTCACCACCAGCGAGAAGGACCCCCGCAGGTCGCTCCATCTGGACGAGGTCCCCGTGCCCGAGCTCGGGCCGGGTGAGGCCCTGGTGGCCGTCATGGCCTCCTCGGTGAACTACAACTCGGTGTGGACCTCGATCTTCGAACCGCTCTCCACCTTCGGATTCCTGGAGCGCTACGGACGGCTCAGCGACCTCAGCCGGCGCCATGACCTGCCCTACCACGTCATCGGCTCGGATCTCGCGGGCGTGGTGCTGCGCACCGGACCCGGGGTCAACGCCTGGCGGCCCGGGGACGAGGTCGTCGCGCACTGTCTGTCGGTCGAGCTGGAGAGCTCCGACGGGCACAACGACACCATGCTGGACCCCGAGCAGCGCATCTGGGGCTTCGAGACCAACTTCGGCGGCCTCGCCGAGATCGCGCTCGTCAAGTCCAACCAGCTGATGCCGAAGCCCGACCATCTGAGCTGGGAGGAGGCGGCGGCCCCCGGGCTCGTCAATTCCACCGCGTACCGGCAGCTCGTGTCGGGCAACGGCGCCGGGATGAAGCAGGGCGACAACGTCCTGATCTGGGGCGCGAGCGGCGGACTCGGCTCGTACGCGACACAGTTCGCGCTCGCCGGGGGCGCCAACCCGATCTGTGTCGTCAGCAGCCCGGAGAAGGCGGATCTGTGCCGGGCGATGGGCGCCGAGGCGATCATCGACCGCGCCGCAGAGGACTACCGCTTCTGGCGGGACGAGCACGAGCAGGACCCGCGTGAGTGGAAGCGGTTCGGCGGACGCATCCGGGAGCTGACCGGCGGCGAGGACGTGGACATCGTCTTCGAGCACCCGGGCCGGGAGACGTTCGGCGCGTCCGTGTACGTGACCCGCAAGGGCGGCACGATCGTGACCTGCGCGTCCACGTCCGGATACCGGCACGAGTACGACAACCGCTATCTGTGGATGTCGCTCAAGCGGATCATCGGCTCGCACTTCGCCAACTACCGCGAGGCGTGGGAGGCCAACCGGCTGGTCGCGAAGGGAAAGATCCATCCGACGCTGTCGCGGGTGTACTCCCTGGAGGAGACCGGGCAGGCCGCGTACGACGTGCACCGCAACCGCCACCAGGGCAAGGTCGGCGTCCTCGCGCTGGCGCCCGCCGAGGGACTCGGGGTGCGGGACGAACGGATGCGCGCCGAGCACCTCGACGCCATCAACCGCTTCCGGAACGTCTGA